One stretch of Fictibacillus sp. b24 DNA includes these proteins:
- a CDS encoding peptidoglycan DD-metalloendopeptidase family protein: MQNRKTTEVFKNKIIPLFIAVLMILSTFTLNPSIADAHHDDNHLIKTVFNVYVDGKKIGTVREESVVENTVEEILQQAKGRKSNFAFTINESIELKPEKMFRPQFDNEAAREALRDRLSVSVEAYRLVVGGQTVAYVSSEKEAEDTLLKLQLEHVSKAELDEIQKKKAENKELEVPKLSPGESKVVDIDFSTPIFIQKAQTSIKDLVSVDGAISLLKEGTIQEKEHVVQKGETVKSIAEKYHLTMEQFYTLNKELLLVPVIRPGQAVTVTEKKPYTEVMVYEATRVQNEIPFQVEKQEDSTLEKGQVKTVQKGQKGLEDITYTVRKADDKVLKKDTVKQETVKAPVTEIQKIGTKVIPSKGTGTLSWPAVGGYISSHKGSRWGRQHKGMDIARPSERSILAADNGTVASAGWDGDYGNKIIINHNNGMKTIYAHLNSISVSTGDVVQKGSKIGVMGSTGQSTGVHLHFEVYENGVLKNPADYIKK; encoded by the coding sequence GTGCAAAATCGAAAAACCACTGAAGTATTTAAAAATAAAATCATTCCGCTTTTTATTGCGGTTTTAATGATACTCTCGACATTTACGTTGAATCCATCCATTGCAGATGCACATCATGATGATAACCACTTGATCAAAACCGTTTTTAACGTTTATGTGGATGGAAAGAAGATCGGTACCGTTCGAGAAGAAAGTGTTGTCGAAAACACGGTAGAAGAGATATTGCAGCAAGCTAAAGGCAGAAAGAGTAATTTTGCTTTTACCATAAATGAATCCATTGAGTTAAAGCCGGAAAAAATGTTCAGACCACAGTTTGATAATGAAGCGGCGAGAGAAGCGTTAAGAGACCGCTTATCGGTTTCCGTTGAAGCTTATCGATTGGTAGTTGGCGGGCAAACAGTAGCTTACGTTTCAAGTGAAAAAGAAGCAGAAGATACGCTGTTAAAGCTGCAGCTTGAACATGTTTCAAAAGCAGAGCTTGATGAGATACAAAAAAAGAAAGCCGAAAATAAGGAGCTTGAAGTTCCAAAATTGAGTCCTGGAGAAAGTAAGGTTGTTGATATCGATTTCTCGACACCCATTTTTATTCAAAAAGCACAGACGTCAATCAAGGATCTCGTATCTGTTGACGGTGCGATCTCCCTTTTAAAAGAAGGGACAATTCAGGAAAAAGAGCATGTTGTTCAAAAAGGTGAAACGGTTAAGTCGATTGCCGAAAAGTATCACTTAACAATGGAGCAATTTTACACATTAAATAAAGAATTGCTGCTCGTTCCTGTTATTCGTCCTGGACAAGCGGTTACTGTTACAGAAAAGAAGCCTTATACCGAAGTAATGGTATATGAAGCAACTCGTGTACAAAACGAGATTCCTTTTCAAGTTGAAAAACAAGAAGACAGTACGCTAGAAAAGGGACAGGTGAAAACGGTTCAAAAAGGTCAAAAAGGGTTAGAAGACATAACCTATACCGTTAGAAAAGCAGACGATAAAGTTCTTAAAAAAGACACCGTAAAACAAGAGACAGTGAAAGCACCTGTTACTGAGATTCAGAAGATCGGTACGAAAGTGATTCCGTCTAAAGGGACAGGCACTCTTTCATGGCCAGCAGTTGGCGGATACATCTCGAGCCATAAAGGATCCAGATGGGGAAGACAGCATAAAGGAATGGACATTGCACGGCCTTCAGAACGATCCATCTTGGCAGCGGACAACGGTACGGTTGCTTCTGCTGGTTGGGATGGGGATTACGGCAACAAGATCATCATCAATCATAACAATGGCATGAAAACTATCTATGCTCATTTGAATTCCATTTCTGTATCAACAGGAGATGTGGTGCAAAAGGGATCAAAGATTGGAGTTATGGGATCTACAGGCCAATCGACAGGCGTTCATTTGCATTTTGAAGTATACGAGAACGGCGTACTAAAAAACCCTGCAGATTATATAAAAAAATAA
- the walK gene encoding cell wall metabolism sensor histidine kinase WalK, which produces MDKVNFFKSIHVKFVLIYVLLILIAMQVISVYFINNLETDLRQNFSKSLYDRVNLLEFNIEQKMKDKDRYKVKKAEDGEEAITLEDDIQALIDEEFEEKEVQVLNKEGMVLASNKQKLVGQISFNPKIKLALEGTVDDEVMLHEGERVMVLAKPIKNDSTSETMGAIYLVASIEGIFKQIQRINNILVTGTVIALIITGLLGIFLARTITRPMADMRKQALVMARGDFSRKVQLYGDDEIGQLAMTFNNLTTKLQEATAITESERRKLRSVLTYMTDGVIATDRDGAIILMNDRAEEMLNISRQNALGTSLMELLRLNTEYTWEELYNEYESMLLDFSTDDIHYVVRANFSTIQKDDGPINGLICVLHDVTEQEQIDNERREFVFNVSHELRTPLTTMRSYLEALADGAWQDDNIAPRFLEVTQNETERMIRLVTDLLQLSKMDSKDYRFNFHEIDLVNFLNGIIDRFEMLEKENIELSRSLPSDKIPVQMDTDKMTQVLDNIISNAMKYSPEGGTITFTAAIIGRKVKVSIADQGVGIPKNNVSKIFDRFFRVDRARSRDLGGTGLGLAIAKEIVLAHGGDIWAESEWGQGTTIHFTLPLRKVREGLK; this is translated from the coding sequence ATGGATAAAGTTAATTTTTTTAAATCGATACACGTTAAGTTTGTATTGATTTATGTTTTGCTCATCTTAATAGCCATGCAAGTGATCAGTGTCTATTTTATTAATAATTTAGAGACGGACTTGCGGCAGAACTTCTCAAAATCACTCTATGATCGGGTAAATTTGCTAGAGTTTAATATTGAGCAGAAGATGAAGGATAAAGATCGGTATAAGGTCAAGAAAGCTGAAGATGGTGAAGAAGCTATAACGCTTGAAGATGACATTCAAGCGTTAATTGACGAGGAGTTTGAAGAGAAAGAAGTCCAAGTCTTAAATAAAGAAGGTATGGTTCTTGCGAGCAATAAGCAAAAACTAGTTGGCCAGATCAGTTTTAACCCTAAAATTAAACTGGCCTTAGAAGGTACGGTTGATGATGAGGTTATGCTTCATGAAGGTGAGCGGGTGATGGTGCTCGCTAAACCTATCAAGAATGACAGCACGAGCGAAACGATGGGAGCCATCTATCTAGTAGCTTCTATTGAAGGCATCTTCAAACAAATACAGCGTATCAACAATATTTTAGTAACCGGGACGGTAATCGCACTAATTATTACTGGACTTCTCGGTATCTTTTTGGCGCGTACGATTACAAGGCCGATGGCAGATATGAGAAAACAGGCTCTTGTTATGGCGCGAGGGGATTTCTCGCGTAAAGTTCAGCTGTATGGTGATGATGAGATCGGGCAGCTCGCCATGACATTTAACAACCTTACAACCAAACTGCAAGAAGCTACAGCTATTACGGAAAGTGAACGAAGAAAACTGCGTTCTGTCCTAACGTATATGACAGATGGTGTGATTGCAACTGACCGGGACGGGGCGATCATTCTGATGAACGACCGTGCGGAAGAGATGCTGAACATCTCAAGACAAAACGCGCTCGGTACTTCACTCATGGAATTATTGCGATTAAATACAGAATATACGTGGGAAGAACTTTATAACGAATATGAATCCATGCTGCTGGATTTTAGTACAGATGACATTCATTATGTCGTACGTGCTAACTTCTCTACGATTCAAAAAGATGATGGGCCAATTAATGGTCTTATTTGTGTTCTTCATGACGTAACAGAACAAGAACAGATCGATAACGAACGCAGAGAGTTTGTATTTAACGTGTCACATGAGCTAAGAACACCGCTTACAACGATGAGAAGCTATCTTGAGGCACTTGCAGATGGAGCATGGCAGGACGATAACATTGCGCCTCGTTTCTTAGAAGTTACGCAAAACGAAACAGAGCGGATGATCAGGCTTGTTACAGACTTGCTTCAGCTTTCAAAAATGGACAGCAAAGACTACAGATTTAATTTCCATGAAATCGACTTGGTGAACTTCTTAAACGGCATCATTGATCGTTTTGAGATGCTGGAGAAGGAAAACATCGAGCTATCCCGCTCATTGCCAAGTGATAAGATTCCTGTTCAAATGGATACAGACAAGATGACACAAGTGCTGGATAACATTATCTCTAATGCGATGAAATACTCTCCTGAGGGAGGTACGATCACATTTACCGCTGCCATTATCGGGCGTAAAGTGAAAGTCAGCATAGCGGATCAGGGTGTTGGGATTCCGAAGAACAACGTCTCTAAGATCTTTGATCGATTCTTTAGGGTGGACCGTGCTCGTTCGAGAGATCTTGGAGGCACAGGTCTTGGCCTTGCGATCGCTAAAGAGATCGTGCTTGCTCATGGCGGAGATATTTGGGCAGAAAGTGAATGGGGACAAGGAACGACGATCCACTTTACTCTTCCTTTAAGAAAAGTTAGGGAGGGGCTTAAATGA
- the yycF gene encoding response regulator YycF, translated as MDKKILVVDDEKPIADILQFNLEKEGFTVSCAYDGINALEKVEKEKPDMILLDIMLPLKDGMEVCREIRKKYDMPIIMLTAKDSEIDKVLGLELGADDYVTKPFSTRELIARVKANLRRHQQESEREVDENNEITIGSLTIHPDAYIVTKRGETIELTHREFELLHYLAKHIGQVMTREHLLQTVWGYDYFGDVRTVDVTVRRLREKVEDNPSHPLWIITRRGVGYYLRNPDQE; from the coding sequence ATGGATAAGAAAATTCTCGTTGTGGATGATGAAAAACCAATTGCAGATATTCTGCAATTTAATCTCGAAAAAGAGGGATTTACGGTAAGCTGCGCTTATGACGGTATTAATGCCCTTGAAAAAGTAGAAAAAGAGAAGCCAGATATGATCCTGCTTGATATTATGCTTCCTTTAAAAGATGGCATGGAAGTATGCCGCGAGATTCGCAAAAAGTATGATATGCCGATTATTATGCTTACTGCAAAAGATTCGGAAATCGATAAGGTGCTAGGGTTAGAGCTAGGTGCGGATGACTACGTAACAAAGCCGTTCAGCACGCGCGAACTGATTGCTCGAGTAAAAGCCAACCTTCGCCGTCACCAGCAGGAGTCAGAGCGTGAAGTAGATGAGAACAATGAGATTACAATCGGTTCTCTAACGATTCACCCTGATGCTTATATTGTTACAAAGCGCGGTGAAACGATAGAGTTAACACATCGAGAATTTGAACTGCTGCATTATTTAGCGAAACATATCGGGCAGGTAATGACACGTGAGCACTTGCTTCAAACCGTGTGGGGATATGACTACTTTGGTGACGTAAGAACGGTTGATGTTACGGTTCGTCGTCTGCGTGAGAAAGTAGAAGATAATCCGAGTCACCCATTATGGATCATTACTAGACGCGGAGTGGGGTATTACCTAAGAAATCCTGATCAGGAGTAA
- a CDS encoding two-component system regulatory protein YycI: MNWQRTKSIFILTFLVLNLFLGYQLYQKNDINNISNLTEQPLEERLAINKINYLDKLPKYKEDQTSISAQRYKFTDEEKKIQSKNISLNKDKSTEITLQYKLDKPMDLPKKDSKDLIAELSKFLEENVTRGKEYSFYHWDKETNVVWFNQVYLEKPIFYNPKKFDNRADAEDFDAPNGMIKFKLDDKGNLTEFTQTYLLIMRQGAFQEIISPKKALGKLLDTAHLTKGDKIQDIDLGYYSLVGVGELQVYAPTWFIKTEDGQYLVNATDSSVQVLSGEEE; encoded by the coding sequence TTGAATTGGCAAAGAACAAAAAGCATTTTTATCCTTACCTTTCTTGTCTTAAATTTATTTTTGGGCTATCAACTGTACCAAAAGAACGATATTAACAACATTTCGAACCTTACAGAACAGCCTTTAGAAGAAAGACTTGCGATCAATAAAATTAACTATCTGGATAAGCTGCCAAAGTACAAAGAAGATCAAACTTCAATAAGTGCTCAGCGGTATAAGTTTACGGATGAAGAAAAGAAAATACAGTCAAAAAATATCTCGCTTAATAAAGATAAGAGCACAGAAATTACACTTCAATATAAATTAGATAAACCTATGGATCTGCCAAAAAAAGATTCAAAAGATCTTATTGCGGAGCTTAGTAAATTTCTAGAAGAAAACGTTACTCGAGGCAAGGAATACTCCTTTTATCATTGGGACAAAGAAACAAATGTCGTTTGGTTTAATCAAGTTTATTTAGAAAAGCCCATCTTTTACAATCCTAAAAAGTTTGACAATCGTGCTGATGCAGAAGATTTTGATGCACCAAACGGGATGATCAAATTTAAGCTGGATGATAAAGGCAACTTAACAGAATTTACGCAAACGTATTTACTGATTATGAGGCAAGGAGCTTTTCAGGAGATCATTTCACCGAAAAAAGCATTAGGAAAACTCTTAGATACAGCTCACCTGACTAAAGGTGATAAGATACAAGATATTGACCTTGGGTACTATAGTCTTGTTGGTGTAGGAGAACTTCAAGTGTATGCTCCTACCTGGTTTATTAAGACAGAAGACGGACAATATCTCGTAAATGCAACTGACAGTTCCGTTCAGGTTTTATCGGGAGAAGAAGAGTAG
- a CDS encoding YycH family regulatory protein, whose protein sequence is MNWLKWITHARKLITFFRKNYEHIKSITLTLLIVLSLVLTWSLWTFKPSYPSLEGARIVKKQEVDVEAELKEIVYPTQLIYHKGDNLYGVEANDLIHEFNMRLNETKFTFDTGTKSTRTFDPNETFLKDNKYIEVVFPVGMTQDIYKEIFSFESEITGNKPKYVDRIFLYQNKSTDSVEGYLVSYQEKKMQRIRASNNQLNPIMKDMDKWIDNGSFVPYLNFDIEDRGNEGQVEVKRRFYFPEVPLDLTRYTYISRATSEDTYEMYKKALFKDPLAVKSASAPNQITYADGTAAMVINELQNRFTYTNFAGFGNRNTPSSISPLLQSIDYINTHAGWGNPYIVSNLTNYTATFWLFIENLPVLNQEMQMSLIWYENELQEYQRSLIQLDLSAASYPDLLTEKMTIQSGKDVTTELEKEFNLNYVQDVRIGFTMKKQNEPHVYKLEPQWFINYDTKGWQPLFKEDREEGF, encoded by the coding sequence ATGAACTGGTTAAAATGGATTACTCATGCACGAAAACTGATTACATTTTTCCGTAAGAACTATGAACATATTAAATCGATTACACTAACGCTCTTAATCGTACTCAGCCTTGTTCTGACGTGGAGCTTATGGACATTTAAGCCAAGCTATCCTTCATTAGAAGGAGCACGTATTGTAAAAAAACAAGAAGTTGATGTTGAGGCAGAATTAAAAGAAATCGTATATCCAACACAGCTCATTTACCATAAAGGTGACAATTTGTACGGTGTAGAGGCAAACGATTTAATCCATGAATTTAATATGCGTTTAAACGAAACAAAGTTTACGTTTGATACAGGCACCAAAAGCACTAGAACATTCGATCCTAATGAAACGTTTTTAAAAGATAACAAATACATTGAAGTGGTCTTTCCAGTAGGCATGACTCAAGATATTTACAAAGAAATTTTTTCATTTGAGTCTGAAATAACAGGTAATAAACCCAAATATGTAGATCGGATATTTTTGTATCAAAACAAGTCAACAGATAGTGTAGAAGGTTATTTAGTTTCTTATCAGGAAAAAAAGATGCAACGAATTAGAGCCTCTAACAATCAGCTTAATCCGATCATGAAAGATATGGATAAGTGGATTGATAATGGCAGCTTCGTTCCATACTTGAACTTTGATATTGAAGATAGAGGAAACGAAGGACAGGTTGAGGTTAAAAGAAGGTTTTATTTCCCTGAAGTCCCTCTTGATCTGACTCGCTATACTTATATATCAAGAGCAACAAGTGAAGATACGTATGAGATGTATAAAAAGGCTCTTTTTAAAGATCCATTGGCTGTAAAGAGTGCCTCCGCTCCCAACCAGATCACCTATGCGGATGGAACGGCGGCGATGGTTATAAATGAATTGCAAAATCGTTTCACATATACAAACTTTGCGGGGTTCGGTAATCGGAATACGCCATCAAGTATTTCACCGCTCCTTCAATCGATTGATTATATTAACACTCACGCTGGTTGGGGAAATCCCTATATCGTATCGAACCTAACAAATTACACGGCTACCTTTTGGCTTTTTATTGAGAATCTGCCCGTATTGAACCAAGAAATGCAGATGAGTCTGATCTGGTATGAAAATGAGCTGCAGGAATATCAGCGGTCACTTATACAGTTAGATTTAAGTGCAGCTTCCTATCCAGATCTATTAACAGAAAAGATGACGATTCAGTCAGGCAAAGACGTTACAACAGAACTAGAAAAAGAGTTTAATTTAAATTACGTACAAGATGTTCGTATAGGGTTCACGATGAAAAAACAAAATGAACCACATGTTTATAAACTAGAACCACAATGGTTTATAAATTATGATACTAAAGGTTGGCAGCCTTTATTTAAAGAAGACAGAGAGGAAGGATTCTAA